A genomic window from Tolypothrix sp. PCC 7910 includes:
- a CDS encoding molybdenum cofactor biosynthesis protein MoaE, giving the protein MNSVVTNTLNFRVKPRAEDSFAITLAPLSLAEIYAKADDPANGAVVVMSGMVRNQTDGKPVVSLEYQAYEPMALLVFAQIAAEIRSLWPDAKRVVIHHRIGRLQVGEISVLVAVGCPHRSEAFEACRYAIDTLKHNAPIWKKEWYSELDGKLSSSWVSIGACEQSGQNC; this is encoded by the coding sequence ATGAACTCTGTTGTGACAAATACACTGAACTTTCGAGTTAAACCAAGAGCTGAAGATAGCTTTGCTATTACCCTTGCGCCTTTATCTTTGGCAGAAATCTACGCCAAAGCTGACGATCCTGCAAATGGTGCAGTAGTAGTGATGAGTGGTATGGTTCGCAATCAAACTGATGGTAAACCAGTAGTTAGTTTAGAGTATCAGGCTTATGAACCGATGGCATTGCTCGTATTTGCCCAAATTGCTGCAGAAATTCGCTCTTTGTGGCCTGATGCCAAGCGGGTAGTGATTCATCATCGCATCGGTCGTTTGCAAGTTGGCGAAATCAGTGTTTTAGTAGCAGTAGGCTGTCCTCACCGCAGTGAAGCCTTTGAAGCTTGCCGCTATGCTATTGATACCCTCAAGCACAACGCACCCATTTGGAAAAAGGAGTGGTATAGCGAGCTAGATGGTAAACTATCTAGTAGTTGGGTAAGTATTGGTGCTTGTGAACAGTCAGGACAAAATTGTTAA